In Vibrio hippocampi, the following are encoded in one genomic region:
- a CDS encoding ATP-binding cassette domain-containing protein, with amino-acid sequence MLCYIITLRTAVNVQPILSVDHLTVADSQRVLFQDISFELYQGEIVAIMGPSGIGKSMLSKAIAGFLPQDIAVTGSIIFNNDSVADKPILQRSASQRPAVIFQDALQALNPLARIEQQLALAVTSGQSRLNQANKSHVTQLLSQLGFSDPSAILPLYPSQLSGGQRQRICIAMALLGQANLLIADEPTSALDPVTETEILSLFNHNVKSQHKSGLLITHDLHAAMACDKLVVIADGSVVAYGTPEHAITQGQHPYCQQLAELLASV; translated from the coding sequence TTGTTATGTTATATCATTACATTGCGTACTGCCGTGAACGTCCAGCCTATATTATCTGTTGATCATCTTACTGTTGCCGATAGCCAACGTGTTCTGTTTCAAGATATCTCCTTCGAACTGTATCAAGGGGAGATTGTTGCCATTATGGGACCTTCCGGTATTGGTAAATCAATGCTGTCCAAGGCTATTGCTGGATTTTTACCTCAAGATATTGCGGTAACAGGCTCGATTATCTTTAACAACGATTCCGTTGCCGATAAGCCGATTTTACAGCGTTCAGCATCACAACGTCCTGCGGTCATTTTTCAAGATGCGTTGCAGGCATTGAATCCGTTAGCCCGTATTGAACAACAATTAGCCTTAGCGGTCACATCGGGTCAATCTCGACTAAACCAAGCCAATAAAAGCCATGTGACTCAGTTGCTGTCGCAACTTGGCTTTTCTGACCCATCAGCCATCTTGCCTCTTTACCCTAGTCAACTGTCAGGGGGACAAAGGCAGCGCATCTGTATCGCGATGGCGCTGTTAGGACAGGCTAACTTGTTGATTGCGGATGAACCCACCAGTGCGTTAGATCCGGTGACCGAAACCGAGATCCTATCCTTATTCAATCACAACGTTAAATCGCAGCATAAAAGTGGTTTGCTGATTACCCATGATCTGCATGCGGCGATGGCGTGTGACAAATTGGTGGTGATTGCTGATGGCAGCGTGGTGGCGTACGGCACACCCGAACACGCGATTACCCAAGGGCAGCACCCTTATTGTCAGCAGTTAGCCGAGCTTTTGGCTTCGGTGTAA
- a CDS encoding ABC transporter ATP-binding protein has translation MTQVHRQTSQTHSSAQIAFNDVSVHYYTKPRWMGGQPFKALQQLSLTLNTQSLAIVGPSGAGKSTLIELLFGLRQPTSGQITICGYNVAELTNTQRVALCQHIQLIPQEPHASLNPYYTVRQVLSEPLISLGKSEVADSRLQQALEDVGLDIQLLERNSKQLSVGQAQRVAIARALVVDPCILVADEPTSSLDPVNRKMILQLLGELQRKRNMKLMLVTHDLDAAQQLCDEILVLDNGQKVEHLDSDKFLTDCHHHTTLALLRAKDSHQYTRHQYTLTHGEVTNAI, from the coding sequence GTGACTCAAGTTCATAGACAGACTTCGCAAACGCACAGCTCGGCGCAAATTGCGTTTAATGACGTCAGCGTTCATTACTACACCAAGCCTCGCTGGATGGGTGGTCAGCCCTTTAAGGCGTTGCAGCAACTCAGTCTGACCTTGAATACGCAAAGCTTAGCGATTGTCGGACCATCAGGGGCGGGAAAATCAACCTTGATTGAGTTGCTATTTGGTTTGAGGCAACCCACGTCGGGACAGATTACCATCTGTGGTTACAACGTCGCCGAATTAACCAATACACAGCGCGTCGCGCTTTGTCAGCATATTCAATTAATCCCGCAAGAGCCTCACGCAAGCTTAAACCCATACTATACCGTGCGTCAGGTGCTATCTGAGCCGCTGATCAGTTTGGGTAAGTCCGAAGTCGCGGATTCGCGCTTGCAGCAAGCGCTGGAAGATGTGGGACTCGATATTCAGTTATTGGAACGCAACAGCAAACAACTGTCTGTTGGACAGGCTCAGCGAGTCGCGATTGCGCGCGCCCTCGTGGTTGACCCCTGTATTCTCGTAGCCGACGAGCCCACAAGTAGCTTAGACCCGGTCAATCGAAAAATGATTTTGCAGTTGCTTGGCGAGCTACAACGGAAACGCAATATGAAGTTGATGCTCGTGACCCATGATCTGGATGCGGCGCAGCAGCTTTGCGATGAAATTTTAGTGCTCGATAACGGACAAAAAGTAGAACATCTCGATTCAGACAAATTCTTGACCGACTGTCATCATCACACCACTTTAGCGCTACTGCGCGCCAAAGACAGTCACCAATACACTCGTCATCAATACACTTTAACCCACGGAGAGGTTACCAATGCAATTTAA
- a CDS encoding ABC transporter substrate-binding protein — translation MQFNTPKLALTLALSSLLAGCFDSGNSEQATSTAGADNTASHLRVAMMQPPRTGLSPLSDDAFKLSRWSTAETLINLDAQSVAQPMLATEWKQLDETTWQFTLRDGVKFHDGSSLDANAVVNSLQKALNAAPKPRILDGIEWQVAAIDAKTVEIKTEFNDPLLPSRLSSPQLSILSGAAYQDNGRVVPIKTGTGPFVLTEINGTTSAKLERFDSYWGEKAKVATVLAEYVPDGFARAAALRTGEADVVEAVPVSQIAMIDSSLLHEVAMPRTNTLYLNNQSEVFSRLAMRKAAATAIDRDQIIRTVYENHADMAKGLLGPALAWAAPIRDKNPIMSTMEYNRASGEKIVIGTFTDRAELPEVAALVKQQLEAAGFEVALDIREYAQIENDALAGKFDAFILSRATVLDSGDPVAYIQSDFGCEGSFNLGQFCSPEVDAALAHADRQPLGEQRQQAIIEAENQILSAYAAIPLLHERVIQGESLKVKNAQRDPRERRLIDAQTEVN, via the coding sequence ATGCAATTTAATACTCCTAAGCTCGCGTTAACGCTGGCGTTGAGTTCTTTATTAGCGGGTTGTTTTGACTCAGGCAACAGTGAGCAAGCAACCTCAACAGCAGGGGCAGACAACACGGCATCGCATCTTCGAGTTGCGATGATGCAACCACCGCGTACCGGACTTTCACCACTGTCTGATGATGCGTTTAAATTATCGCGATGGAGCACCGCAGAAACCCTGATCAACCTCGATGCTCAATCGGTGGCTCAGCCAATGCTTGCCACTGAGTGGAAACAGCTCGATGAGACAACTTGGCAGTTTACTTTGCGTGACGGGGTGAAGTTCCACGATGGTTCGAGCTTAGATGCGAATGCCGTGGTGAACTCACTGCAAAAAGCTCTCAATGCCGCACCAAAACCGCGTATTTTGGACGGTATTGAATGGCAAGTTGCGGCGATTGACGCCAAAACTGTCGAGATTAAAACTGAATTCAACGATCCATTGCTACCAAGTCGATTATCAAGTCCACAGCTGTCTATCCTTTCCGGTGCTGCTTATCAAGACAATGGTCGTGTGGTTCCGATAAAGACAGGCACAGGACCGTTTGTGTTGACCGAAATTAACGGCACGACCAGCGCTAAGCTTGAGCGCTTTGATAGTTACTGGGGTGAAAAAGCCAAAGTTGCCACGGTATTAGCGGAATATGTGCCGGATGGTTTCGCTCGCGCAGCGGCATTAAGAACCGGTGAGGCAGACGTCGTGGAAGCGGTGCCGGTATCGCAAATCGCCATGATTGATTCTTCTTTACTGCATGAAGTTGCCATGCCAAGAACCAACACGCTTTACCTCAACAACCAGTCAGAAGTGTTTAGTCGACTGGCAATGCGTAAAGCGGCGGCGACGGCTATCGACCGCGATCAGATTATTCGCACCGTGTATGAAAACCACGCCGATATGGCTAAAGGTCTGCTAGGTCCAGCATTAGCATGGGCGGCACCGATTCGTGATAAAAACCCAATCATGAGCACCATGGAATATAACCGCGCATCTGGTGAGAAGATTGTTATCGGTACTTTCACTGACCGTGCTGAGCTTCCAGAAGTCGCCGCATTAGTGAAGCAGCAACTTGAAGCGGCTGGCTTTGAAGTGGCGTTGGATATTCGCGAATATGCACAGATTGAAAATGATGCCTTGGCGGGGAAATTTGATGCCTTTATTCTTTCGCGAGCAACGGTGCTCGATTCCGGTGACCCAGTGGCGTATATACAGAGTGATTTTGGCTGTGAAGGCTCATTTAACCTTGGTCAATTCTGTTCCCCAGAAGTCGATGCCGCGTTAGCTCATGCTGATCGTCAACCCCTTGGCGAACAGCGTCAACAAGCGATTATTGAAGCAGAAAACCAAATCCTATCTGCCTACGCTGCAATTCCTCTGTTACATGAGCGCGTGATTCAAGGTGAGAGCCTAAAGGTGAAAAACGCTCAGCGTGACCCTCGTGAGCGTCGTCTGATTGACGCACAAACCGAGGTTAACTAA
- a CDS encoding ABC transporter permease subunit produces MSSAVPMRSMLSACFPWISRLISLAAVVVLVGLMPDIAGIDPSQSILRARSGQQQLLTPEALASIREDLRLDRSATERLIDWLSHALRGDLGVSWVDGSPVFDSVKATAKTSLLLVSSTLAFVIVGCLNSIGYAVIQWRRGRFEQQHSTLSSVLVSLPEYVIAALLILVFSIGLGWFPPYGWQGLQNLWLPSIALALPATGLFTRLLYDSLKRVFKEPWVITWLSANISQWQIVRFALWRAMSNLIPQIAMIVIGLMGGAVAVELIFSIPGIGRLILGAAKSQDLPLLQGGLLVLLVISMAISSLSLLLQRKLLGHSATNGKLISSHSAFKFTQSNVKRVAAGVIFVLLASCALIASLRDPFAIQFMRLEPASLAAPFGSDAIGRDLLARVGGGMISTMKMGVLAMLVSLTLGLAFGFLTRYSQGLIEITKGIPYIVAGLLVAGLMGMHPNSALIAIVLVSWAPLASHCASLLVEAKAQPYTHLAPTWGTSRWRILRYYLLPYVLPPLVRHALLRLPVITLSLTSLSFIGLGAKAPSPEWGLLIAENLPYIERAPQAVLLPISGLVLLAVAINLLFDD; encoded by the coding sequence ATGTCCTCAGCTGTACCCATGCGCTCAATGCTGAGCGCATGTTTTCCTTGGATCTCTCGGTTGATTTCACTCGCTGCTGTTGTGGTACTGGTGGGCTTGATGCCGGATATCGCCGGTATCGATCCCAGTCAATCAATCTTACGGGCGCGCTCTGGGCAGCAGCAGTTGCTGACTCCAGAAGCGTTAGCGTCAATACGTGAAGATCTTCGCCTTGACCGCAGTGCGACCGAGCGTTTAATCGACTGGCTAAGTCACGCGCTTCGAGGCGACTTAGGCGTCTCTTGGGTTGATGGTTCTCCGGTGTTCGATAGCGTTAAAGCCACCGCCAAAACCTCGTTGCTGCTGGTGAGCAGTACCTTGGCTTTTGTTATCGTAGGTTGCTTGAACAGTATTGGCTATGCGGTTATTCAGTGGCGACGTGGACGTTTTGAGCAGCAACATAGCACCTTGAGTTCGGTGTTGGTGTCGCTGCCGGAATACGTGATCGCCGCGCTGCTGATTTTGGTGTTTTCTATCGGTTTAGGGTGGTTCCCGCCCTATGGTTGGCAAGGGTTACAGAATTTGTGGTTGCCCAGTATTGCCTTGGCGCTACCCGCCACCGGTTTGTTCACTCGATTGCTCTATGACAGCCTCAAGCGTGTCTTCAAAGAGCCGTGGGTGATTACGTGGCTCAGTGCCAATATTAGTCAGTGGCAGATTGTGCGCTTTGCGTTGTGGCGTGCCATGAGTAACCTGATCCCGCAGATCGCGATGATAGTGATTGGCTTAATGGGCGGGGCGGTTGCGGTTGAGCTTATTTTCTCGATTCCGGGCATTGGGCGTCTTATTCTCGGTGCAGCAAAGTCACAAGATTTGCCCCTGTTACAAGGGGGATTATTGGTGTTGCTGGTGATCTCTATGGCGATCAGCAGCTTGAGTCTTTTGCTACAGCGTAAGCTATTAGGTCACAGTGCCACCAACGGCAAACTGATTTCGAGTCACAGTGCGTTTAAGTTTACCCAGAGTAACGTCAAACGCGTTGCTGCTGGTGTGATATTCGTATTGCTGGCGAGTTGTGCCTTAATAGCGTCCCTGCGCGATCCCTTTGCGATTCAATTTATGCGTCTGGAACCCGCCAGCTTAGCCGCTCCGTTTGGTTCCGATGCTATTGGACGCGATCTGTTGGCGCGTGTTGGTGGCGGTATGATCTCGACCATGAAAATGGGCGTGCTGGCAATGCTGGTTAGCTTAACGCTTGGTCTGGCGTTTGGTTTTCTCACGCGCTACAGCCAAGGCTTGATTGAGATTACCAAAGGCATACCTTATATCGTCGCGGGTCTGCTGGTTGCTGGCTTGATGGGCATGCATCCCAATAGCGCCTTGATTGCGATTGTCTTGGTTTCATGGGCACCGTTGGCGTCCCATTGTGCCAGTCTGCTTGTGGAAGCAAAAGCGCAACCTTATACCCATTTAGCCCCGACATGGGGAACCAGCCGCTGGCGCATTCTACGTTATTATTTATTGCCTTATGTACTGCCGCCTTTGGTGCGTCACGCGCTACTCCGTTTGCCGGTGATTACCTTAAGCTTGACCTCGTTAAGCTTTATTGGCTTAGGGGCAAAAGCGCCGTCACCAGAGTGGGGACTACTAATTGCGGAAAACTTACCTTATATCGAACGTGCCCCTCAAGCGGTGTTGCTGCCGATTAGCGGCTTAGTATTGCTGGCTGTGGCCATTAATCTATTATTTGATGATTAA
- a CDS encoding type II toxin-antitoxin system HigB family toxin, with amino-acid sequence MRILSRATLREFWEQPKYADSQQPLTAWYDETKHANWQTPQDIKALYRNASFVGNNRVVFNIHGNKYRLITAINYKFSMVYVRFVGTHAEYDKVDATTV; translated from the coding sequence ATGCGAATTTTATCAAGAGCAACTTTGCGCGAATTTTGGGAGCAGCCAAAGTACGCGGATTCTCAACAACCACTCACAGCATGGTATGACGAAACCAAGCACGCAAATTGGCAGACGCCACAGGATATAAAAGCACTGTACCGAAATGCGTCTTTTGTTGGTAACAATCGTGTTGTGTTCAATATTCACGGTAACAAGTATCGACTGATCACTGCGATTAATTACAAATTTTCGATGGTCTACGTTCGCTTTGTGGGAACTCATGCAGAGTATGACAAAGTAGATGCAACAACCGTTTAA
- a CDS encoding helix-turn-helix domain-containing protein, whose amino-acid sequence MQIKPIKTAEDNRAALARVEQLWDAEPNTQEGDELEVLATLIEAFEEANYPIAPPDPIEAIKFRMEQQGLEDKDLVPFLGQRSRVTEVLNRQRRLSITMIRKLHDGLRIPLDSLVKEYQLVK is encoded by the coding sequence ATGCAAATTAAGCCAATCAAAACAGCAGAAGATAATCGCGCTGCCTTGGCACGTGTCGAACAACTTTGGGATGCTGAGCCAAACACACAAGAAGGTGATGAGTTAGAAGTGCTTGCCACTCTAATTGAAGCATTTGAAGAGGCTAATTATCCAATTGCACCGCCTGATCCAATCGAAGCAATCAAGTTCCGTATGGAGCAGCAAGGTCTAGAAGATAAAGACCTTGTGCCATTCCTCGGTCAGCGTAGTCGTGTCACAGAAGTTCTGAACCGTCAAAGACGATTATCTATCACAATGATCCGCAAGCTACACGATGGACTTAGAATCCCATTAGATAGCCTGGTGAAAGAGTATCAACTGGTTAAGTAG
- a CDS encoding transglycosylase SLT domain-containing protein, which translates to MLCLNSTVEANTLTSLKDKQLQLKRPLATISQKTHQTTETKPQSQDKTHHKISPTLSLKAPLRLYSVEPKPVKASASNMAIQYIDLVQNIADDWQQDPALVMAVIHAESYFQPQAQSAAPAYGLMQVMFDGAVAEVSRFYFNGKTFSLSQILQPDTNITIGTAYLYILNQVYLKTIQSDSARRAITIAAYNCGLTRLMGLMAETNSLSSFVLTVNSMSDDQVLHYLTQQLPIAETRHYVTRVLTLQQSYQSLPFR; encoded by the coding sequence ATGCTGTGCTTGAATAGCACCGTTGAGGCTAACACCTTGACTTCATTGAAAGATAAGCAGTTGCAACTTAAGCGCCCCTTAGCCACGATTTCCCAAAAAACACACCAAACTACGGAGACCAAGCCACAATCCCAAGATAAAACACACCACAAAATAAGCCCGACCTTGTCACTTAAAGCCCCTTTGCGGCTTTACAGTGTCGAGCCTAAACCCGTCAAAGCATCCGCTTCAAATATGGCGATTCAATATATTGATTTGGTGCAGAACATTGCCGACGATTGGCAACAAGATCCCGCTCTGGTGATGGCGGTGATTCACGCCGAGAGCTATTTTCAGCCTCAAGCGCAATCGGCAGCGCCCGCTTACGGATTGATGCAGGTGATGTTTGATGGTGCGGTGGCGGAAGTGTCGAGATTCTATTTTAACGGCAAGACATTTTCCTTGTCCCAGATCTTACAGCCTGACACCAATATCACCATTGGCACCGCTTACCTTTACATCTTGAATCAGGTCTATTTAAAGACGATACAATCCGATAGCGCACGACGCGCCATCACCATTGCTGCCTATAACTGCGGGTTAACCCGCTTGATGGGGTTAATGGCTGAGACGAACTCCCTATCCAGCTTTGTGTTAACCGTCAACAGTATGAGCGACGATCAAGTATTGCACTATCTCACCCAGCAACTGCCTATTGCCGAGACTCGTCACTATGTGACTCGCGTTCTAACACTGCAGCAAAGCTACCAAAGTCTGCCGTTTCGGTGA
- a CDS encoding LysR family transcriptional regulator, giving the protein MKLPFESLIAFHSVVINGSFSAAARKLGKSQSTISGGVKFLENELGYGLIERNTSPLCLTDRGKKIFQLSSPIVAKYQELQTVAASLSNNEQVKIRIGIDPFVFNDHVKQVLIEFSEIFPDTELTVITKPSHVLARFINDQRIDMAIANPYHKTELNFNIDELFMVNCQWIGHVDFNREQAANHVRLLLIDGYEDIVDLNGIAQHNIWKLDDASTVIDLCLARKGIAFLPHHLIENHHQKQLLAPINNFTELFGKQVYASLIWPAHCQYGQYHQWIHQRLRH; this is encoded by the coding sequence ATGAAACTACCTTTTGAAAGCTTGATTGCATTTCATAGTGTTGTCATTAACGGCTCTTTTAGTGCCGCGGCGCGTAAGTTAGGAAAATCCCAATCGACCATCAGTGGTGGGGTGAAATTTCTGGAAAATGAGTTGGGATACGGTCTTATCGAACGAAATACTTCCCCTCTCTGTCTGACCGACCGAGGTAAAAAAATCTTTCAGTTAAGCAGCCCTATCGTCGCCAAATATCAGGAATTGCAAACGGTGGCGGCATCGCTATCCAATAACGAGCAAGTCAAGATCCGCATTGGTATCGACCCGTTTGTATTTAACGATCACGTCAAGCAGGTGTTGATTGAATTTTCTGAAATCTTTCCCGATACCGAACTGACCGTTATTACTAAGCCAAGCCATGTTCTAGCTCGCTTTATCAACGATCAACGAATTGATATGGCGATCGCTAATCCCTATCACAAAACAGAACTCAACTTTAATATCGACGAGCTGTTTATGGTCAATTGTCAATGGATTGGGCATGTGGATTTTAATAGAGAACAAGCGGCAAACCATGTGCGTCTACTGCTGATTGATGGCTATGAAGATATCGTCGATCTCAATGGCATCGCGCAACACAATATTTGGAAACTGGATGACGCCAGTACCGTTATTGATCTCTGCCTCGCGCGCAAGGGCATCGCGTTTTTGCCTCACCACCTAATCGAAAACCATCATCAAAAGCAACTCCTAGCACCGATCAACAACTTCACAGAGCTGTTTGGTAAGCAAGTTTACGCTTCACTCATTTGGCCTGCCCACTGTCAATATGGTCAGTATCATCAATGGATTCATCAAAGATTACGTCATTGA
- a CDS encoding Flp family type IVb pilin: MITRLLVVSAKTVRNLRGDERGVTAIEYGLIAVAMAVVLGVALGSDGFLGQLSTAFSTVSTEISNVNTSATGGGGGGEVVPEE, from the coding sequence ATGATTACACGACTATTAGTAGTTTCAGCCAAAACTGTCAGAAATCTGCGAGGTGATGAGCGAGGGGTGACCGCGATTGAGTATGGCTTGATTGCCGTCGCAATGGCCGTCGTACTCGGTGTTGCGTTGGGAAGCGATGGGTTCTTAGGTCAACTCTCTACCGCGTTTAGTACCGTGAGTACAGAGATTTCAAACGTCAACACGTCAGCAACCGGTGGCGGTGGTGGTGGCGAAGTGGTTCCAGAGGAGTAA
- a CDS encoding A24 family peptidase has protein sequence MVAEQTLLVSGLVILSWVSLSDIRARIISNRLVLITLFISLLLSLISPFLLTAHIYSVLCAVALSLALYVLRVMGGGDVKLIVALSLAIPVDALAGTLLLTTLVGGALSLFYLVKYRVFKLVSVEMGESVPYGVAIAAGFGLTIFNLYI, from the coding sequence TTGGTAGCAGAGCAAACACTTTTAGTCTCGGGATTGGTGATTTTATCGTGGGTTAGCTTAAGTGATATTCGCGCTCGCATTATTAGTAACCGTTTGGTCCTGATTACACTTTTTATTTCTCTACTTCTGTCTCTTATTTCACCCTTTTTGCTGACAGCGCATATCTACAGTGTGTTGTGTGCCGTCGCTTTATCGCTTGCCCTTTACGTTTTACGTGTGATGGGAGGCGGGGATGTCAAACTGATCGTTGCACTCTCGCTTGCCATTCCCGTTGACGCCTTAGCGGGTACCCTGTTGTTGACGACCTTGGTCGGTGGGGCTTTGTCACTGTTTTATTTAGTCAAATATCGCGTTTTTAAGTTGGTTTCAGTCGAAATGGGAGAAAGTGTTCCCTATGGCGTCGCTATCGCTGCCGGCTTTGGACTGACCATTTTTAATCTTTACATATAA
- the cpaB gene encoding Flp pilus assembly protein CpaB, whose product MRSRIIVFVALLAILVGGYGIYDSLTTSKSVTPQTVTQAPEPKQNQPEYITVWRLKQDVSRGEAISGAAVQRQQMELTQALDLGMRADVELDFSPTTLFNSELKAGDLVQPEHLTLESDSGYIDLLVTEGMTLYPLVVSNKNLISDYIRPGEHIDILTVSSPRSNLSGAQGKPNRFRGVTATLFLQNIKVLNMGSGDNEEDKVRPAAGKQDDGFTTIIIEIPPSEVARLALAQRTMHLEVYRSREYQEPVYADVRNVIDNYVGVEELRGSTSRGQGGEL is encoded by the coding sequence ATGAGGTCACGAATCATTGTGTTCGTAGCACTTCTCGCCATTCTAGTGGGTGGATACGGAATCTACGACAGCCTGACAACATCTAAATCTGTCACGCCACAAACGGTAACGCAGGCTCCAGAACCTAAACAGAATCAGCCGGAATACATTACGGTGTGGCGCTTAAAGCAGGACGTATCAAGAGGCGAGGCGATTAGCGGTGCCGCAGTGCAGCGTCAACAAATGGAGCTAACGCAAGCATTGGATTTGGGGATGCGTGCAGATGTGGAGTTGGATTTTAGTCCAACAACCCTATTCAACAGCGAATTAAAGGCAGGGGATTTGGTACAGCCAGAGCATCTGACCTTAGAATCCGATTCGGGTTATATCGACTTACTCGTCACTGAGGGCATGACCCTTTATCCGCTGGTGGTGAGCAATAAAAACCTCATTAGTGACTATATTCGTCCCGGTGAGCATATCGACATTCTCACCGTCAGTTCTCCCCGTTCAAATTTGTCAGGAGCGCAGGGAAAACCGAACCGTTTTCGCGGCGTGACCGCAACTCTGTTTTTACAAAACATCAAAGTCTTGAATATGGGCAGTGGCGATAACGAAGAAGATAAAGTTCGTCCTGCTGCGGGCAAACAAGACGATGGTTTTACCACGATTATTATCGAAATCCCGCCAAGTGAGGTGGCGCGTCTCGCCCTCGCTCAAAGAACTATGCACCTTGAGGTGTATCGCAGCCGAGAATATCAAGAACCCGTTTACGCCGATGTGCGAAACGTTATCGACAACTATGTGGGTGTTGAAGAGCTGCGCGGTTCAACCAGTCGTGGTCAAGGAGGTGAGCTGTGA
- a CDS encoding type II and III secretion system protein family protein → MPIIRPLFSLLVIGLSCVLFSTQTHSADVYVTVNDAKNLEFQERITKVFISDPNVVDYNVINENTIVVFGKQTGQARLMVYGASEKLLRSDRLIVDIDLTLIRRQIGLHFPEADVKIESVGTQVAVSGVVATEQERDDIYRMVANLLGREKVERWNGAQSLNFDSNGISVDEKESLIFARNMTWQGIIERLKVATVQQVNVKISVAQVTERFAQTVGVDWSSVGANVGEFLFQQFEASDLTTLITALGNENVAQVLAEPNLTVISGESASFLVGGEVPVVVSNNSNVNITFKEFGIKLDLTAKVLSEDKIRMQLFPEVSEVERYIRAAGLEVPQLATRRAMTTIELGNGDSFVLGGLMSSVDFEELQKTPLLGDIPVLGAAFRKSSTDRRRTELIIVATVNLVKPVKNKQIQLPYITKTNTLRRWLKISEPAATNQGSDPTIDLLSKGGFLQ, encoded by the coding sequence ATGCCAATTATTCGTCCACTTTTTAGCCTCTTAGTCATCGGCTTGAGTTGTGTTTTGTTCAGTACCCAAACTCACTCGGCGGACGTTTATGTGACCGTTAACGACGCTAAAAACCTTGAGTTTCAAGAACGCATTACCAAGGTGTTTATTAGCGACCCAAACGTAGTCGATTATAACGTCATTAATGAAAACACCATTGTGGTGTTTGGCAAGCAAACGGGGCAAGCACGCCTGATGGTGTACGGTGCGTCAGAAAAACTGCTGCGCTCCGACCGTTTGATTGTCGACATCGACTTGACCTTAATACGCAGACAGATTGGGCTCCATTTTCCCGAAGCGGATGTAAAGATTGAATCGGTGGGAACGCAAGTGGCGGTCAGCGGTGTGGTCGCAACAGAGCAAGAGCGTGATGACATTTATCGCATGGTCGCCAATCTTCTTGGCCGAGAAAAAGTGGAACGATGGAATGGGGCGCAAAGCCTGAATTTCGATAGCAATGGTATCTCGGTGGATGAGAAGGAAAGTCTAATCTTCGCCCGCAATATGACTTGGCAAGGCATTATCGAGCGTCTCAAAGTCGCCACGGTGCAGCAGGTCAACGTTAAGATCTCCGTAGCGCAGGTAACGGAACGATTTGCGCAAACAGTCGGGGTTGATTGGTCATCGGTGGGTGCCAACGTGGGGGAGTTTCTGTTTCAACAATTTGAAGCGAGTGATCTCACCACCTTAATCACCGCTTTAGGCAATGAAAACGTGGCACAGGTATTAGCGGAACCCAATCTCACCGTCATATCCGGTGAATCTGCCAGTTTCTTAGTGGGTGGCGAGGTGCCTGTGGTGGTTTCCAACAACAGTAACGTCAACATCACCTTTAAAGAGTTCGGTATCAAGCTCGACCTCACCGCCAAAGTGCTGAGCGAAGATAAGATCCGTATGCAGCTATTTCCCGAAGTGAGTGAAGTGGAACGTTATATTCGTGCCGCTGGTTTGGAAGTGCCGCAATTGGCAACGCGTCGCGCGATGACCACGATTGAATTGGGCAATGGTGACAGCTTTGTCTTGGGTGGCTTGATGAGCAGTGTTGATTTCGAAGAGCTGCAAAAGACGCCATTGCTCGGCGATATTCCGGTGCTTGGAGCCGCATTTAGAAAATCGTCTACCGATAGACGACGCACCGAGCTGATTATTGTTGCTACCGTGAATCTGGTGAAACCGGTAAAAAACAAGCAAATTCAACTGCCCTATATTACCAAAACCAATACCTTACGTCGTTGGTTGAAAATCTCAGAGCCTGCGGCGACCAATCAAGGTTCCGATCCCACCATTGATCTGCTGTCAAAAGGAGGGTTTTTACAATGA